A region of Mesorhizobium sp. M3A.F.Ca.ET.080.04.2.1 DNA encodes the following proteins:
- the rplQ gene encoding 50S ribosomal protein L17 codes for MRHGFKGRRFARSVSHRKSMFANLAVSLIEHEQIVTTLPKAKDLRPIVEKLVTLGKRGDLHARRQVIAQIGNEGVVKRLFETIAPRYATRNGGYLRIMKAGFRHGDNAAMAVIEFVDRDTSAKGAADRARLEAEGGNEEAEAA; via the coding sequence ATGCGCCACGGATTTAAAGGCCGCCGGTTCGCCCGCAGCGTAAGCCACCGCAAGTCGATGTTCGCCAATCTCGCCGTGTCCCTCATCGAGCACGAGCAGATCGTCACAACCCTGCCGAAGGCGAAGGACCTGCGTCCGATCGTCGAGAAGCTGGTGACGCTCGGCAAGCGCGGCGACCTGCACGCCCGCCGCCAGGTGATCGCGCAGATCGGCAATGAAGGCGTCGTCAAGCGCCTGTTCGAGACCATTGCCCCCCGCTACGCCACCCGCAACGGCGGCTACCTGCGCATCATGAAGGCGGGCTTCCGCCACGGCGACAACGCTGCGATGGCGGTCATCGAGTTCGTCGACCGCGACACGTCGGCCAAAGGTGCCGCCGACCGCGCCCGCCTCGAGGCCGAAGGCGGCAACGAGGAAGCCGAAGCCGCCTGA
- a CDS encoding DegQ family serine endoprotease has product MQFKRLFLVAICALAAFAAAPAVRQALAEDAAKPADPGLSDVLTDLLHGVEGENATSGPDKRVPFGREEVQLSFAPLVKQTAPAVVNVYASQTAKVTSPFEGDPFFEEFFGRTRPRAQSSLGSGVLVDPSGVIVTNYHVIKGADEVKVATADGREFASKVMLKDETLDLAVLKISGDKPFPVIAIGDSDALEVGDLVLAIGNPFGVGQTTTSGIVSALARSHIGVSDSGYFIQTDAAINPGNSGGALINMGGQLVGINTAIYSRSGGSIGIGFAIPANMVRAFADAAKAGLDFFERPYIGAEFEAVTPQIAESLGMEKPTGALVSSVDATGPAGKAGLKPGDVVLSLNNTPVESIEALDYRMATLSIGSKATFAVLSKGQQATMEIALERAPEGAKATEVTLHGRSPFAGAKVAELSPRLAQRLGLRSDIKGVTVVDINRDSPAADFGFQPGDIVREVNGTSIDTAATLAQIAQQDTRWWRFTVERGGQILRQVLRY; this is encoded by the coding sequence ATGCAGTTCAAACGTCTGTTTCTGGTTGCAATTTGCGCGCTGGCCGCCTTTGCCGCGGCGCCCGCCGTGAGACAGGCGTTGGCCGAGGACGCTGCCAAGCCGGCTGATCCCGGCCTGTCCGACGTGCTGACCGATCTGCTGCACGGCGTCGAAGGCGAGAACGCCACCTCCGGTCCGGACAAGCGCGTGCCCTTCGGCCGCGAAGAGGTGCAGCTTTCCTTTGCTCCGCTGGTCAAGCAGACGGCGCCGGCCGTCGTCAATGTCTATGCATCACAGACCGCCAAGGTGACATCGCCTTTCGAAGGCGACCCCTTCTTCGAGGAGTTCTTCGGCCGCACCCGGCCCCGCGCCCAGTCCTCCCTCGGATCCGGCGTGCTGGTCGACCCGAGCGGCGTCATCGTCACCAACTATCACGTCATCAAGGGTGCCGACGAGGTGAAGGTAGCAACCGCCGATGGGCGCGAATTTGCCAGCAAGGTGATGCTGAAGGACGAGACGCTCGATCTCGCCGTGCTCAAGATCTCGGGCGACAAGCCGTTCCCGGTGATCGCCATCGGCGATTCCGACGCGCTCGAGGTGGGCGATCTGGTGCTGGCGATCGGCAATCCGTTCGGTGTCGGGCAGACCACCACAAGCGGCATCGTTTCGGCGCTCGCGCGCAGCCATATCGGTGTGTCGGATTCGGGCTATTTCATCCAGACGGACGCTGCCATCAATCCCGGCAATTCCGGTGGCGCGCTGATCAACATGGGCGGCCAGCTGGTCGGTATCAACACGGCGATCTACAGCCGCAGCGGCGGCTCGATCGGCATCGGCTTCGCTATTCCCGCGAATATGGTTCGCGCTTTCGCCGACGCCGCCAAGGCCGGTCTCGATTTCTTCGAGCGGCCCTATATCGGCGCCGAATTCGAGGCGGTGACGCCGCAGATCGCGGAATCGCTCGGGATGGAAAAGCCGACCGGCGCGCTGGTCTCCTCGGTCGACGCGACCGGCCCGGCCGGCAAGGCAGGGCTCAAGCCCGGCGATGTCGTGCTGTCGCTCAACAACACGCCGGTGGAAAGCATCGAGGCGCTCGATTACCGGATGGCGACGCTGTCGATCGGCTCCAAGGCGACCTTCGCAGTGCTGAGCAAGGGCCAGCAGGCGACGATGGAGATCGCGCTGGAGCGTGCGCCGGAAGGGGCAAAGGCCACGGAAGTGACGCTGCATGGCCGCAGTCCGTTCGCCGGCGCCAAGGTGGCGGAACTGTCGCCGCGGCTGGCGCAGCGGCTTGGCCTGCGGAGCGACATCAAAGGCGTCACCGTCGTCGACATCAACCGCGATTCCCCGGCCGCCGATTTTGGCTTCCAGCCAGGCGACATCGTGCGCGAGGTGAATGGCACGAGCATCGACACAGCAGCGACGCTGGCCCAGATTGCCCAGCAGGACACGCGCTGGTGGCGCTTTACCGTCGAACGCGGCGGGCAGATACTGCGGCAAGTATTGCGTTACTGA
- a CDS encoding replication-associated recombination protein A, whose translation MADLFSADEPEKPPPGRPLADRLRPKNLGEVVGQEHLTGPDGALTRLINSGSLGSMIFWGPPGTGKTTVARLLAGETHLAFEQISAVFSGVADLKKVFEAARLRRANGRQTLLFVDEIHRFNRAQQDGFLPVMEDGTVVLVGATTENPSFELNAALLSRARVLVFRSLGEESIAKLLERAEETEGRALPLDDEARAMLIRMSDGDGRASLTLAEEVWRAAKPGEVFGPEGLQRVIQRRAPIYDKGQDGHYNLISALHKSVRGSDPDAALYYLARMFDAGEDPLYLGRRLVRMAVEDIGLADPQALVVANAAKDAYDYLGSPEGELAFAEAAVYLATAPKSNAVYTAFKAATRAAKEHGSLLPPKHILNAPTKLMKEEDYGAGYRYDHDEPDAFSGQDYFPEKMGRHTFYDPPERGFEREVRKRLEYWAKLRKERE comes from the coding sequence ATGGCCGACCTGTTCAGTGCCGATGAACCGGAGAAGCCGCCGCCCGGGCGGCCGCTTGCCGACCGCTTGCGCCCGAAGAACCTCGGCGAGGTCGTCGGCCAGGAGCATCTGACCGGGCCCGACGGCGCACTGACGCGGCTGATCAATTCCGGCTCGCTCGGCTCGATGATCTTCTGGGGCCCACCGGGCACCGGCAAGACGACCGTGGCGCGGCTGCTGGCCGGCGAGACCCACCTTGCCTTCGAGCAGATATCGGCGGTGTTTTCCGGTGTCGCCGACCTCAAGAAAGTGTTCGAGGCGGCGAGGTTGCGCCGGGCCAATGGCCGCCAGACGCTGCTCTTCGTAGACGAGATCCATCGCTTCAACCGCGCCCAGCAGGATGGCTTCCTGCCGGTGATGGAAGACGGGACTGTGGTTCTGGTCGGCGCGACCACGGAGAACCCATCCTTCGAACTCAATGCGGCGTTGCTCTCCCGCGCCAGAGTGCTGGTGTTCCGCTCACTCGGAGAGGAGAGCATCGCCAAGCTGCTCGAACGTGCCGAGGAAACCGAGGGCAGGGCGCTCCCGCTCGACGACGAGGCGCGGGCCATGCTCATCCGCATGAGCGACGGCGACGGCCGGGCGTCGCTGACATTGGCCGAGGAAGTCTGGCGCGCCGCCAAGCCCGGCGAAGTCTTCGGTCCGGAAGGCCTTCAGCGCGTGATCCAGCGCCGCGCGCCGATCTACGACAAGGGCCAGGACGGTCACTACAACCTGATCTCGGCGCTGCATAAATCGGTGCGCGGTTCGGACCCTGACGCAGCGCTCTACTATCTCGCGCGCATGTTCGATGCGGGTGAGGACCCGCTCTACCTCGGCCGCCGGCTGGTGCGGATGGCGGTGGAGGATATCGGGCTCGCCGATCCGCAGGCGCTGGTCGTCGCCAACGCCGCCAAGGACGCTTATGATTATCTCGGCTCTCCCGAGGGCGAGTTGGCCTTCGCCGAGGCGGCCGTCTATCTCGCCACGGCGCCGAAATCGAACGCCGTCTACACCGCCTTCAAGGCGGCGACGCGAGCGGCCAAGGAGCATGGGTCGCTGCTGCCGCCCAAACATATCCTCAATGCGCCGACCAAGCTGATGAAAGAGGAGGACTACGGCGCCGGCTACCGCTACGACCATGACGAGCCGGATGCGTTTTCCGGCCAGGACTACTTCCCGGAAAAGATGGGCCGCCACACCTTCTATGATCCGCCGGAGCGCGGTTTCGAGCGCGAGGTCCGGAAGCGGCTGGAATACTGGGCAAAGCTGCGCAAAGAGCGGGAGTAA
- a CDS encoding aspartyl/asparaginyl beta-hydroxylase domain-containing protein: MTKQTVKTIRKAAVAALVLALGFYFIPLVTTVFIVCGLIDVMRNDQKNAMLFERYFLGNGLFTWLLSPFNLVVDLLCYRNPGVWTLDQFPQEYQREINEVLDVFKARKDEIIADIDANFGGGRRGMYVYQWYGKHKIDSVPEFNKDFTYVKTIAVSVFSGRESTSWHFGPLRLSLRLLYNLIPVKAEIFVQCGSRKNYWHDNPLFIFDDTLFHRSVNEYDGRRYCVFVDIVRPSPFPGLIAGLLAIVSVSVERINSVFYKNWKMIGSAKPKAPVS, encoded by the coding sequence ATGACAAAGCAGACGGTTAAGACAATTCGCAAGGCTGCGGTCGCGGCCCTCGTTCTTGCGCTCGGCTTCTATTTCATTCCCCTGGTGACGACGGTCTTCATCGTCTGCGGCCTGATCGACGTCATGCGAAACGATCAGAAGAACGCGATGCTGTTCGAGCGCTACTTCCTCGGCAACGGCCTGTTCACCTGGCTGCTTTCGCCGTTCAATCTGGTTGTGGACCTTCTCTGCTACAGAAATCCCGGCGTCTGGACGCTCGATCAGTTTCCGCAAGAGTACCAGCGTGAGATCAACGAGGTGCTGGATGTCTTCAAGGCGCGCAAGGACGAGATCATCGCCGACATCGACGCCAATTTCGGCGGCGGCCGCCGCGGCATGTACGTCTATCAGTGGTATGGCAAGCACAAGATCGACAGCGTCCCCGAGTTCAACAAGGACTTCACATACGTCAAGACCATCGCGGTCTCGGTTTTCAGCGGCCGCGAGTCGACGTCCTGGCATTTCGGACCGCTGCGGCTCAGCCTGCGCCTGCTCTATAATCTGATCCCGGTAAAGGCGGAAATCTTCGTCCAGTGCGGCAGCAGGAAGAACTACTGGCACGACAATCCGCTGTTCATCTTCGACGACACGCTCTTCCACCGCTCGGTCAACGAGTATGACGGACGCCGCTACTGCGTCTTTGTCGACATCGTCCGCCCGTCCCCGTTCCCTGGCCTGATCGCAGGGCTTCTGGCGATTGTCTCGGTCAGCGTCGAGCGCATCAACTCGGTCTTCTACAAGAACTGGAAGATGATTGGCTCAGCCAAGCCGAAGGCGCCGGTCAGCTGA
- a CDS encoding RluA family pseudouridine synthase, whose translation MAGVEQITVEAGEAGMRLDRWFKVHYPGLGFGHLQKLLRSGQVRVDGGRVKADTRVEPGQTVRIPPLEVDKKGDAGLTGHSIRNQGDADVLAKMLLHEDPKVFVFNKPAGLAVQGGSGVTRNVDDMLEAWRNQKGEKPRLVHRLDRDTSGVLVVARTRLAAMKLSEAFRARETKKTYWALVKGVPPKREDKISTWLVKEATPDGDRVRIAKHGEKGADHAVSYYRIVEQAAQALSWLEMEPYTGRTHQLRVHAAHIGCPIIGDPKYFEADTNWEFPGGIQNRLHLHARRIVIPHPDQGAIDITAPMPPHMRQSWNLLGFDEQSGEP comes from the coding sequence ATGGCAGGTGTTGAACAGATCACGGTGGAGGCCGGCGAGGCGGGCATGCGGCTCGACCGCTGGTTCAAGGTCCACTATCCGGGACTCGGATTCGGCCATCTGCAGAAGCTCCTGCGCTCCGGCCAGGTCCGCGTCGATGGCGGCCGCGTGAAGGCCGATACGCGGGTCGAACCCGGCCAGACCGTGCGCATCCCGCCGCTCGAGGTCGACAAGAAGGGCGATGCCGGGCTCACCGGCCACTCGATCCGCAACCAGGGCGATGCCGACGTGCTCGCCAAGATGCTGCTGCACGAGGATCCGAAAGTCTTCGTCTTCAACAAGCCGGCGGGCCTGGCCGTCCAAGGCGGCTCCGGCGTCACCCGCAATGTCGACGACATGCTGGAGGCCTGGCGCAACCAGAAGGGCGAGAAGCCGCGGCTTGTTCACCGCCTCGACCGCGACACGTCCGGTGTGCTGGTCGTCGCCCGCACCAGGCTGGCTGCGATGAAGCTTTCGGAAGCGTTCCGGGCGCGTGAGACGAAAAAGACCTATTGGGCTCTGGTCAAGGGTGTGCCGCCGAAGCGCGAGGACAAGATCTCGACCTGGCTGGTCAAGGAGGCAACGCCGGACGGCGACCGCGTACGGATCGCCAAGCATGGCGAGAAGGGCGCTGACCACGCCGTCTCCTACTACCGCATCGTCGAGCAGGCGGCGCAGGCGCTGTCCTGGCTGGAGATGGAGCCGTATACGGGTCGCACACATCAGCTTCGCGTCCATGCCGCCCATATCGGTTGCCCGATCATCGGCGACCCTAAATATTTCGAAGCCGACACCAACTGGGAATTCCCGGGCGGCATCCAGAACCGCCTGCATCTCCATGCGCGCCGCATCGTCATTCCGCATCCCGATCAAGGCGCGATCGACATCACCGCGCCAATGCCGCCGCATATGCGCCAGAGCTGGAACCTGCTCGGCTTCGACGAACAAAGCGGGGAGCCCTAG
- a CDS encoding DMT family transporter, translated as MTTASQMDRRDAVDMAAAAIMVGLTLSWGLNYVAAKISYAGYDPVFVSIARSILGGLCVFGWCRLRGIKLFEADGTLIAGIAVGVLFGVEFLCLYIGLEYTTVARNTLLVNTMPFWVLIGGHFLLGEHINARKLGGLVLAFCGLLAVFSDGIFAGNHATLMGDVLSLGSGILWALTSIVIKRSKLAGTSAEKLLLYQLAGAAVVGALVLPLAGPPIRQLAALPTLALLFQSFYVVAFTYVLWFWLLTRYPAAGLSSFAFLSPVFGVLCGALLLGEPLTVRIFLALGLIAAGLIIVNRPSRKQVPA; from the coding sequence ATGACCACGGCAAGCCAAATGGACCGCCGCGACGCGGTCGACATGGCGGCGGCCGCGATCATGGTCGGGCTGACGCTGTCCTGGGGGCTGAACTACGTCGCCGCCAAGATATCCTATGCCGGTTACGATCCGGTCTTCGTGTCGATCGCACGCTCCATCCTCGGCGGGTTGTGCGTGTTCGGCTGGTGCCGATTACGCGGCATCAAGCTGTTCGAAGCGGACGGGACACTGATCGCAGGGATCGCCGTCGGCGTGCTTTTCGGGGTAGAGTTCCTGTGCCTCTACATCGGGCTGGAATACACGACCGTCGCCCGCAACACCCTGCTCGTCAACACCATGCCGTTCTGGGTACTGATCGGCGGCCACTTCCTGCTTGGCGAGCACATCAACGCGCGCAAGCTTGGCGGGCTGGTTCTTGCCTTCTGTGGGCTACTGGCGGTCTTCTCCGACGGAATTTTCGCCGGCAATCACGCGACACTGATGGGCGATGTGCTCAGTCTCGGCTCGGGCATCCTGTGGGCGCTCACCAGCATCGTCATCAAGCGCTCGAAGCTGGCCGGGACCAGCGCCGAAAAGCTTCTGCTCTATCAACTGGCGGGCGCCGCCGTCGTCGGCGCGCTGGTCCTGCCCTTGGCCGGCCCGCCAATCCGCCAACTTGCCGCATTGCCGACATTGGCGTTGCTGTTCCAGTCTTTCTATGTCGTCGCTTTTACGTATGTTTTGTGGTTCTGGCTGCTGACGCGCTATCCTGCCGCCGGCCTGTCGAGCTTTGCGTTCCTATCGCCGGTGTTCGGCGTGCTGTGCGGAGCGTTGCTGCTGGGCGAACCGCTGACGGTCAGGATCTTCCTCGCGCTCGGTCTGATCGCCGCCGGGTTGATCATCGTCAACCGGCCGTCACGCAAGCAGGTTCCAGCGTAA
- a CDS encoding ATP12 family chaperone protein, whose product MRDILNDLEAGKQLSDPDPVRRAQIQMKTPLPKRFYKTVSVVPVEKGFAVHLDGKSVRTPGKAPLAVPTEKAAVLVADEFSAQGDVIDPVTMPVMRLVNTALDGVASDPQAVLEDVLRFASSDLLCYRADGPQGLVERQNRFWDPVLDWAKSKLGARFNLAEGIIHIEQPRETIAVLGAHLAQRTEPLRLAAIHVMTSLTGSALLALAVDFGELDGEQAWAAAHVDEDWQIEHWGQDAEAVARRAARKRDMMAAVSLLEALQA is encoded by the coding sequence ATGCGCGACATCCTCAACGACCTCGAAGCGGGAAAGCAGCTTTCCGATCCGGATCCGGTCCGCCGCGCTCAGATCCAGATGAAGACGCCGCTGCCGAAGCGCTTCTACAAGACTGTCTCGGTCGTGCCGGTCGAAAAGGGCTTTGCCGTCCATCTCGACGGCAAATCGGTCCGCACGCCGGGAAAAGCGCCACTGGCGGTGCCCACCGAAAAGGCGGCGGTCCTGGTGGCTGACGAGTTTTCGGCGCAAGGCGACGTCATCGATCCCGTGACGATGCCGGTCATGCGCCTCGTCAACACGGCCCTCGACGGTGTCGCCAGCGACCCGCAGGCGGTTCTGGAGGACGTGCTGCGCTTCGCTTCGTCCGATCTGCTTTGCTACCGCGCCGATGGCCCGCAAGGCCTGGTCGAGCGGCAGAACAGGTTTTGGGATCCCGTCCTCGATTGGGCGAAGAGCAAGCTGGGCGCACGCTTCAATCTTGCCGAGGGCATAATCCATATCGAGCAGCCGCGCGAGACGATTGCCGTCCTTGGCGCGCATCTTGCCCAGCGCACCGAACCGCTGCGGCTGGCCGCCATCCATGTCATGACCTCGCTGACCGGCTCGGCATTGCTGGCGCTCGCCGTCGATTTCGGCGAGCTTGACGGCGAGCAGGCGTGGGCAGCCGCCCATGTCGACGAGGACTGGCAGATCGAGCATTGGGGCCAGGATGCGGAGGCCGTGGCGCGGCGCGCGGCCCGCAAGCGCGACATGATGGCAGCGGTCAGTCTGCTCGAAGCGCTCCAGGCCTGA
- a CDS encoding MFS transporter: MAMASTAGRTSRGMTREEKKVIFASSLGTVFEWYDFYLYGSLAAFIGTTFFSPTIPEATRNIFALLAFAAGFLVRPFGALVFGRIGDLVGRKYTFLVTMTIMGLSTFLVGLLPGYASLGIAAPVILIGLRMLQGLALGGEYGGAATYVAEHAPDDRRGYYTSWIQTTATLGLFLSLIVILIVQGSMSKETYSSWGWRIPFIVSFLLLAISIWIRLSLSESPTFQRMKEEGKGSKAPLSEAFGQWKNAKIALLALLGLTAGQAVIWYNGQFYALFFLQNVLKVDPQSVNIMIAIALAVGSIFFVVFGWLSDKIGRKPIIMAGLALGIVCTFPLFKALTWAANPALATAQQNTRATVTAAPGDCRFQFNPVGTAKFTTSCDIATSFLTKNSVPYDVVTTAAPGTAATVKIGNETVESYDAIAAGDQAKAKEATFQKAVNMSLRDGGYPLKRAAAKVPDQKLDAFIAANPELKLDAATIRGGEKTTVPADKAVADKLLTKDEAAGAPEITVYNIPGGGPFAMTADPAAVNWPMTIGILFILVVFVTMVYGPIAAILVEMFPTRIRYTGMSLPYHIGNGWFGGLLPATVFALSAYKGDIYYGLWYPVVIAAMSLIIGMIFVRDTLGTNLHAKE; encoded by the coding sequence ATGGCAATGGCTTCGACCGCCGGCAGGACAAGCCGCGGCATGACGCGGGAGGAAAAGAAGGTCATCTTCGCCTCTTCGCTCGGCACCGTTTTCGAATGGTACGACTTTTACCTCTACGGCTCGCTGGCCGCCTTCATCGGCACGACCTTCTTCAGCCCGACCATTCCGGAGGCGACGCGCAACATCTTCGCGCTGCTGGCCTTTGCCGCCGGTTTCCTCGTCCGTCCCTTCGGCGCGCTGGTGTTCGGCCGTATCGGCGACCTTGTCGGCCGCAAATACACCTTCCTGGTCACCATGACCATCATGGGCCTGTCGACGTTCCTGGTCGGCCTGCTGCCGGGATATGCCAGCTTGGGCATTGCCGCACCGGTGATCCTGATCGGGTTGCGCATGCTGCAGGGCCTGGCGCTCGGCGGCGAATATGGCGGCGCCGCGACCTATGTCGCCGAGCACGCTCCGGACGATCGCCGCGGCTATTACACCTCCTGGATCCAGACGACGGCGACGCTCGGCCTGTTCCTGTCGCTGATCGTGATCCTGATCGTGCAGGGGTCAATGAGCAAGGAAACCTACTCTTCCTGGGGCTGGCGCATTCCGTTCATCGTTTCCTTCCTGCTGCTCGCCATCTCGATCTGGATCCGGCTGTCGCTCTCGGAGTCGCCGACCTTCCAGCGCATGAAGGAGGAGGGCAAGGGCTCCAAGGCGCCGCTGTCGGAAGCCTTCGGCCAGTGGAAGAACGCCAAGATCGCCCTTCTGGCGCTGCTCGGCCTCACCGCCGGCCAGGCCGTGATCTGGTACAACGGGCAATTCTACGCGCTGTTCTTCCTGCAGAACGTGCTCAAGGTCGATCCGCAGTCGGTCAACATCATGATCGCGATCGCGCTTGCCGTCGGCTCGATCTTCTTCGTCGTGTTCGGCTGGCTGTCCGACAAGATCGGCCGCAAGCCGATCATCATGGCCGGCCTCGCATTGGGAATCGTCTGCACCTTCCCGCTGTTCAAGGCACTGACCTGGGCCGCCAATCCGGCTTTGGCCACCGCCCAGCAGAACACGCGCGCGACGGTGACGGCGGCTCCCGGCGACTGCCGGTTCCAGTTCAACCCGGTCGGTACGGCGAAGTTCACCACCTCCTGCGATATCGCGACCTCGTTCCTGACGAAGAACTCGGTGCCTTATGACGTGGTGACGACGGCCGCGCCCGGAACGGCGGCCACGGTCAAGATCGGCAACGAGACGGTCGAGTCCTACGACGCCATCGCTGCCGGAGACCAGGCCAAGGCCAAGGAGGCGACCTTCCAGAAGGCCGTCAACATGTCGCTGCGGGATGGTGGCTACCCGCTGAAGCGCGCCGCGGCCAAGGTGCCGGACCAGAAGCTTGACGCCTTCATCGCGGCCAATCCGGAACTGAAGCTCGATGCCGCAACGATCCGCGGCGGCGAGAAGACGACGGTTCCCGCCGACAAGGCCGTTGCCGACAAGCTGCTGACCAAGGACGAGGCGGCGGGCGCGCCCGAGATCACCGTCTACAACATTCCAGGTGGCGGGCCCTTCGCCATGACCGCCGATCCGGCCGCCGTCAACTGGCCGATGACGATTGGCATCCTGTTCATCCTGGTGGTGTTCGTGACCATGGTCTATGGTCCGATCGCGGCGATCCTGGTCGAGATGTTCCCGACCCGCATCCGCTACACCGGCATGTCGCTGCCTTATCATATCGGCAATGGCTGGTTCGGCGGCCTGTTGCCGGCGACGGTGTTTGCGCTGAGCGCCTATAAGGGCGACATCTACTACGGCCTCTGGTACCCGGTGGTCATCGCGGCAATGTCGCTCATCATCGGCATGATCTTCGTTAGGGATACGCTCGGCACCAACTTGCACGCCAAGGAATAG
- a CDS encoding DUF2735 domain-containing protein, which produces MEVITSRPSAKILTFRLARRAPASNLGAKAKFAAELASLRTTQADFDSWYHEAAIEEENQQRKS; this is translated from the coding sequence ATGGAAGTCATCACGTCGCGTCCCTCGGCAAAGATTCTGACGTTCCGGCTTGCACGACGAGCACCTGCCTCAAATTTAGGCGCAAAGGCGAAATTCGCGGCAGAACTTGCCTCGCTGCGCACTACGCAGGCCGATTTCGACAGCTGGTACCATGAGGCGGCGATCGAGGAAGAGAACCAGCAGCGCAAGAGCTGA
- a CDS encoding glutamine synthetase beta-grasp domain-containing protein, giving the protein MTKYKLEYIWLDGYTPTPNLRGKTQIKEFAEFPTLEQLPLWGFDGSSTNQAEGRSSDCVLKPVALYPDPARTNGVLVMCEVMMPDGVTPHESNSRATILDDEDAWFGFEQEYFFYKDGRPLGFPESGYPAPQGPYYTGVGYKNVGDVARQIVEEHLDLCLAAGINHEGINAEVAKGQWEFQIFGKGSKRAADQIWMARYLLLRLTEKYGIDIEFHCKPLGDTDWNGSGMHCNFSTKYMREVGGKAYFEALMAQFEKNLMDHIAVYGPDNDKRLTGKHETAPWNKFSYGVADRGASIRVPHSFIKNDYKGYLEDRRPNSQGCPYQIASQVLKTISQVPTDASVSAAA; this is encoded by the coding sequence ATGACCAAGTACAAGCTCGAGTACATCTGGCTCGACGGCTATACCCCGACCCCCAATCTTCGCGGCAAGACCCAGATCAAGGAATTTGCCGAGTTCCCGACGCTCGAGCAGCTGCCGCTGTGGGGTTTCGACGGCTCCTCCACCAACCAAGCCGAAGGCCGCAGCTCCGACTGCGTGCTGAAGCCGGTGGCGCTCTACCCGGATCCGGCCCGCACCAACGGCGTGCTCGTCATGTGCGAGGTCATGATGCCCGATGGCGTGACGCCGCATGAGTCGAACAGCCGTGCGACCATCCTCGACGACGAGGACGCCTGGTTCGGCTTCGAGCAGGAGTATTTCTTCTACAAGGACGGCCGCCCGCTCGGCTTCCCGGAGAGCGGATATCCGGCGCCGCAGGGCCCTTACTATACCGGCGTCGGCTACAAGAATGTCGGTGACGTCGCGCGCCAGATCGTCGAGGAGCATCTCGACCTCTGCCTCGCCGCCGGCATCAACCACGAAGGCATCAATGCCGAGGTTGCCAAGGGGCAGTGGGAATTCCAGATCTTCGGCAAGGGTTCCAAGAGAGCCGCCGACCAGATCTGGATGGCCCGCTATCTGCTGCTGCGTCTGACCGAGAAATACGGCATCGACATCGAGTTCCACTGCAAGCCGCTTGGTGACACCGACTGGAACGGCTCGGGCATGCACTGCAACTTCTCGACCAAGTACATGCGTGAAGTGGGCGGCAAGGCCTATTTCGAGGCGCTGATGGCGCAGTTCGAAAAGAACCTGATGGATCACATTGCCGTCTACGGTCCGGACAATGACAAGCGCCTGACCGGCAAGCACGAGACCGCGCCGTGGAACAAGTTCAGCTACGGCGTCGCCGATCGCGGCGCCTCGATCCGCGTTCCGCATTCCTTCATAAAGAACGACTACAAGGGCTATCTGGAAGACCGCCGCCCGAACTCGCAGGGGTGCCCGTACCAGATCGCCTCCCAGGTGCTGAAGACGATCTCACAGGTCCCGACCGACGCGTCGGTCTCGGCCGCCGCCTGA